Proteins from a genomic interval of Polaribacter sejongensis:
- a CDS encoding ExbD/TolR family protein — MSRKGTPEINAGSMADIAFLLLIFFLVTTTMSVDAGISKKIPQKQENLTDIDINERNILEVNINKKNELFVDGKTIELKELKQIAVNFIDNGGGLDINKNSCNWCNGSKNPSSSDHPTKAIITIKTDRLTTYETYISSLDILNSAYTHLRNKLSVKLYNQNYASLLNAYKNSNNSDKNIQEKIKLIREKYPLLVSDIEFDN, encoded by the coding sequence ATGAGTAGAAAAGGAACTCCAGAAATTAATGCCGGTTCCATGGCAGATATTGCATTTTTATTATTAATCTTTTTTTTGGTCACCACAACGATGAGTGTTGATGCCGGAATTTCCAAAAAAATTCCACAAAAACAAGAAAACCTCACAGATATTGACATCAATGAAAGAAATATCCTTGAGGTAAACATCAACAAAAAAAATGAACTATTTGTAGACGGAAAAACGATTGAATTAAAAGAACTGAAACAGATTGCTGTCAATTTTATAGACAATGGTGGTGGATTAGACATCAACAAAAATAGTTGTAATTGGTGCAATGGAAGCAAAAACCCATCCTCTTCAGACCATCCCACAAAAGCAATAATCACTATAAAAACAGATCGGTTAACTACTTATGAAACCTATATCTCTTCCTTAGACATTCTAAATTCGGCCTATACACATTTACGAAACAAACTGTCTGTAAAATTATACAATCAGAATTATGCGAGTTTGTTAAATGCCTATAAAAATTCTAATAATAGTGATAAAAACATTCAAGAGAAAATAAAATTAATCCGAGAAAAATACCCTTTATTAGTATCAGACATAGAATTTGATAATTGA